The nucleotide window GAGCCCAGACCTGCCCGCTGCGTAGCTACCAGCGGCTGCTGTTGCTGGTTGGTTACCACCGGTCGGGCGGAGGAAGCGAGGCGAAGCGTAGCGGGCACTAGTGCCAGGACAGGTGCAGCGGCGTCGGGCCAGCGGATGGGTTGCGGACGGTCACTGGAGCTGGTGGGGCGGGGTACGGCGGTGAAGCTAGACCGGGCCGGCAACGTACGGGGCAGCGCTCCGGCATCGGCCAGCACGAGCAACCCCAGGCCCGTAGTGCGCACCGCCGCTGTTAGTGCTTGTACTTCCCCGGGGGTAAGGGAACTGAGCACGGCCGCGTCGGTCAGGACGGCATCGTATCGAGCCAGCGTAGTGCTGTTGAGGCGGCTAAGCTCATGGGCGGGCTGGTTGAGAAACTCGGTTTGGAGCAGGCCCCGGCTAATGCCCGTGCGCAGGGCTACGCGGTGCTGCTGGGCCCCAAGGTAGTTTTTCAGAAACTTAAACTCGAAGGAAGCCGTGCTGCTCAGTAAGAGCAGGCGTTGGGGGCTTGGGGCTGTTATTTGCAGGGGCACGGGCTCAGTTGCCACCACCTGACCGGCATGGCGGGCCTGAAGCCGGTACACCACTGGGCCTGTGGTCTTGGGCAGAGCGCGCAACTGGAAAGGGCCGTGGCCGGTTTTTAGCAGAACTGAATCGATAGGGCGGCCGGTGCCACGCAGGCTGACCCACACGGGTGAAGTAGAAGCCGAACCGGCCGTAAAGGTGCCCGCTACCTGCAGCCGTTGGCCAAGTTCCAGGCGGCGGCTCCATACGGCTTGCTGAAACCCTGCGAAGGCCGGGGTACCATGCTGTACCAGCCTTAAAGAACCCAAATTAGGCAACTCCTCCAATGGCAGGCCCTGTCCTAGCACGTGCAGACGACGAAGGCCGGGGTACTGCTCCCGCAAAAGCAGCAGGCTATGCAGGCTGGGCGTATCCGAAGCCGACGCAAAGCCCAAACGCCAGACTTTGGTAGCTGGTCCCAGCAGGCGTACTACCCGGCGCAGCGTATCCGGCTGGTACCCGGGGGTGAGTACTACGGCTTCCAGACTGGCTCCCCGCACGCTATGCCGGGGCGGATAGGCTGTAGCCCACAGGCCCAGCACGGCCAGCCAACCGGCAAGCAGGCGCAGGAACAGCCGCTGGCGGTTGGAGCGGCGTAGGGCCGCTACCGTCAGGCCCAAAGCCAGCAGCACGCAAAGCGGTAATAACAGGTAATAAGGGGCGGATTGGAACATAGGAAAGGCAGACTACCGGCTCAGCTCCAAGAAATACCGGCGCGCCAGACGGTCGGGGCCGAGGGCGCGGCTGGGGGCCGATGGCGGCGGGGGAAGCAAGTCGGTAAGGGCTGATTCGACCGTGGCGGCACAGGACAGGCAGGGTTTAGCTCTGGCCCGGATTTCGGCGGAGAGCTGGCGCAGGTAGCGCACGGCGGCTAAGTAGCGGCCGGGGTTGCGCAGGGCGGCCTGAGCCGCTGCAGGACTGGCGCGGTCCAGCAGCACGGCCTCGGCGGGCTTGATGGCAGCACCCTGGCGCAGGGTTGAGAGCAGCCGCAGCGCTGCCTGAATTGTGGGCTGAGTGGCTGGTGCGGGCAGCTGGGCCTGGAGCCGGGGTGGCGTGGCTCCTTGCAGCTCTCCGGTCAGCCGGGTAGTCGATTCGGGTATGACGGGCGGCTCGAAGCCGGATTTGCGCACGTAAAGGCGGGTTTGCTGCTGCACTTGCTTGAGCAGGCGCAGGGCCCGGTACTCGTAGGGCAGGGCCTCAGCGGGCCGGGCCGTGCGCAGGCGCAGCTCCGCTTCCCACATCTGGCTGAGCACTCCGCGGAGCTTGGCTTTCACGGCCGGTTCCAGAAAGTCGGCTGTTTCAGAGTCGTCGTGGTGGTGCACGTAGGGGTCGAGCAGGGCTTCCGACTCGGCAAGGACCGAGGCACCGGCAGCTGGGGCGGGGTGTGTTCGTGGTCATGGCCGGCTTCTTCGCCCTCGGTGTGGGGCGCTTCGTCGGCGTGGTCGTCATCGGATTCGGCTACGGGCGGGCGGGTGGCGCTTTGGCCGAAGCTTTCCTCAAATTCCTCGCCCAAAAACTTGCCGTAGCGCAGCCGGAGTACTTTCTGGTCGTGGCCCAGGTCGTTGGCTCGGGTGGTAAAAGTGCTGGCGTCGAGCTGTTTCCTCTCGGCCAGCAGCTTCTCGGTATCAATAATCACTTGGCGCTGACTGCGGAAATAAGCTGGTACCACGTTGACGCCCATGGCCATATCCGAGCCGGAATCGTCCACGGTTGTGTCTTCCCACTGCACCAGGTACGAGTCGGAACGGGTGCTGTGGCGGTTGTTGTCCCAGGCCTGCACGTAGAAGTATACCTCGTCGCCGTAGGTGAGGCCCAGTTCCGGTAGCTTCAGTAGGTGCGTGAGACTGGCCTGAGTAGGCTGGTTACGCAGGCTGCCGCTCAGGTCGGTGGCAACTTCCCGGAACTTCACGGCTTCGCCCTGGCCCTGCGCCACGGTGGCTACCAGGCGGGCCCGGGTCAGGCCGTAATCGTCGCTAAGCGCCACCTGCACGCTGACCTGGGGCTTTTGGCCAAACTCAACGAGGGTGTACGGTTTAGGAGTGCGAATCTGGATGCCAGGGCCCCGGTCAGGCTGCACTTCCACCGCGTAATCATCGGATACCTGGCCGGCAAAACGGATGCGGTACAGGGTGGAAGTGGTAAACACGTGCGTTATCGTAAAGGTCAGGGGCTGACCAGCTACCGGCTGAAACCGCAGCCGCCGGCCCCCGACTTCGAGCTGGGGCAGGCCCCCGGCCCGCGATACGCGCACGGTCCACTGCACGCGAGAGTTCTGCGGACAGCGAAACGAGGGCTCGGCGGCAGTAAAGCCCGGGCGGCGGGTGTAGGCGGGCGGGCAATCTGAATCCGGGTTTCGGTGATGCGCGGCGCGGCGGGCGTAGCGGCTTTGCCTGGCTGAGCCGGAAAATGCAGGGCCACATTCGGACCCGGGGCAGCAGCTTTCAAAGTGGCCGGTGCGGGCCAGAACCGCAACCCGACCAAGGCCAGCAGAGCCGCAGCGGTGACCAGCAGCGCCGGGGTAAAGGATACAGGAAGCAGGGGGCGCTGCTGTTGCAGCTGGCTTAACTGGCTGGCTACGTGCTGCTGCTGCAGCTGCTCAAGCAAATTCAGCTCCGTCGTTGGGCGCAACAGCAGACCGGTACTGTCTTCCAGCTCCGCAAATTCCCGGTCCAGGCGCTGAGCCGTGGCGGCCAGGGGCTGGCGCCACATCCGCCACAGGCGCCAGGCACTAAAAGCCAGAAGGGCCAGACCCACACCGCTTAGCAACGGCATCCAAGTCGGAACACGCCTGGCCAGCCCGAACAGTAACCCGAGCAGGGCTGCCGTGGGCAGCAGCACCGTGGCCGAGCATCGTCCGTAGTGGGCCCGCCGAATCTGCCGCAGCAAGTCGGGGCCGGTGTCAGCCGTAGTATGATTCGTAACGGTACTCATGTGGTAAGCCCTTTAGCAGCAAAAGTACGGGCGGCCACCAGGCGTTCCAGCAGCCAGAGCAGGGCGGCCGCCACTACCAGCCAGAGGCGTAAATCCGTATCGGTGGGCGCGGTGCGCCGGCTGCTGATACTGGTTGTTTGGGAAGCCGCGCTATTTACAATCTGGCTTGGAGCCAACTGGCGCTGGTCGTGCACGTTTGGTGCCATCGGGGAGGCAGGCTGCAGTAAGTCCAAAAAAAGCAAAGGCAAATCGGGGCTGTCGTCCAGCCGGCTCCAGGCCGGGTGCAGCCGGGTATACAGCTGGTAGGCCGCGCCCTTGCCCGATGGGCGGCGGCTCAGTACGGGCCGGCCGTTGGCGGCTTGCCAGAGTATGGCCGCGCCAGCCTGGTTTTGTACGGTATCCAGGCGGGTCAGCGAATAAAGGCCGGCGTGCGGCGCGACGGAAAAGCTGGTAGCCAAGGCCATGCCTGGCAGGCGGGCATCCTGCCACAGCTGAAGCCCCTGGGGAATTTGCTGCTGCCAGGTAGCGGGCACGGGCGCATCAGCCAGCCAGAAAAGCCAGTTGAGCGGGGCGCCAGCCTGGGGTAAGCGGGTAGCCACAGTCAGCTCCAGCCGCGGCGTGAGGCCCAGGGAAGCGGCGCGCAGGGCGGCAGCCAGGTAGCGGGCATCCAGGGCATGGCCAGCATCGTGGTAAAGCCACACCCGCAGTGGCTCCGTGACTACCGGAATCCGCGCTGAATCCGCGCCCTGAACCCGGATAAAGCTGGAGTCTGCCGTCAACGTATACGTCAGTGGGGGCAAACCAGGCACGCGGGCAAGCTGGGCCGTAGCTTGCTGCGGACGGGCTAAGGTAACTGCTCTGGTATACACACCATCTTCCGTGCTGCGGCTGACGGTCAGGCGCAGACTGTCGGGCTTTGGTAGGCTGGCCCCACGCAGCCACGTAGTTTCAGCAATGGGCAGCGGCACGGTTTGCCAATGCACGGTAGCGGGCAAAGCCGGGCGGCGACCCTGAAAGTGGCGCAAAGCAGCCGACGTGTAGACATATAGCGGCCGGCCGGGAAAGGAATCGGTGGCCTGGCGCACGCGGGTCCAGAACTGGTAGCTGGCCGCCGGGGCTGGGGGTGAAGCGGGTTGCGTAGCCAGCTGCTGCCACGCTGTATCCGAAAGGCGGGGAAAGCGCGGGCCGAGCTGCCGCAGCACGAAACCCCGGCGGCGCAGCGAGTCAATAGCCGGGCGCACAGCAGCCATCGACTCGGAAGCCAGCAAGTCGGGGCTGATAAACACCTGGCCGCGGCGGGGCGGGGCGGCTGCCGCCACACGGGATTAGCCAGAGCCAAAGCCAGCACCGCTACCAGCAACAGCCGCAGCAAAAGCAGGGCTACCTGTTCCAGCTTGAGGTTGCGCAGGCGGCGGTTAGCCGCCGCGTCCAGCCACCGAATGCTGCCCACCTGCACCGTGCGCCCCGGCCGGCGGTTCCACAGGTGAATGGCTATAGGAACCGCTACGCCCAGCAACGCCAGCAAACCGGAAGGAGCAAGAAACGTGAGCAATGCGGCGAAGAATTAAAGCAAAGATGTAAGAGTACGGCCTTCAGCAGACCGGCGGCGCAAAGACACCGGCTAGTGAAAGGAGGTGGCTTGGCGGCGGCGCAAAAATTCCCGCAGGGCCCCATCCAGCGGCTCGGCCGTGCTCAGCTGGAAGTAGTCGAGTCCCTGGCGGCGGGCGGTGTGGGCGGTGGTGCGCAGCCACTGCTGCAACTGTTCTTGGTAGTGGCGGCGCTGGTCTTCGGCGTTGAGCTGCAGGGTCTGGCCGGTTTCGAGGTCTTCAAAGGTTACGGCGCCCCGGTAGCTGAAGGTC belongs to Hymenobacter cellulosilyticus and includes:
- a CDS encoding DUF4175 family protein, whose amino-acid sequence is MLYPGAAGHRCGSAGLGRVAVLARTGHFESCCPGSECGPAFSGSARQSRYARRAAHHRNPDSDCPPAYTRRPGFTAAEPSFRCPQNSRVQWTVRVSRAGGLPQLEVGGRRLRFQPVAGQPLTFTITHVFTTSTLYRIRFAGQVSDDYAVEVQPDRGPGIQIRTPKPYTLVEFGQKPQVSVQVALSDDYGLTRARLVATVAQGQGEAVKFREVATDLSGSLRNQPTQASLTHLLKLPELGLTYGDEVYFYVQAWDNNRHSTRSDSYLVQWEDTTVDDSGSDMAMGVNVVPAYFRSQRQVIIDTEKLLAERKQLDASTFTTRANDLGHDQKVLRLRYGKFLGEEFEESFGQSATRPPVAESDDDHADEAPHTEGEEAGHDHEHTPPQLPVPRSLPSRKPCSTPTCTTTTTLKQPTFWNRP